Proteins from a genomic interval of Chanodichthys erythropterus isolate Z2021 chromosome 8, ASM2448905v1, whole genome shotgun sequence:
- the LOC137023747 gene encoding uncharacterized protein translates to MARYSDKEALQMILDSEEEFTFSSEEDCNSDDEQLHFQQRIDPDEDIISENVAASRSPSPAPRRGARRSRSVLSAIENHTDNVAASQSPSPAPRRGARRSRSVLSAIENHTECDNENIQEPVPKRQSTLSWKTQTDVDMVPHTLRFLPARETGPQLNSAESHSPMNLFKLFFYMVTCPIKSSWSNLSQSSVVCHRKQHENGPAVTMYQFQELS, encoded by the exons ATGGCACGCTACTCCGACAAAGAGGCTCTTCAGATGATTCTGGACAGCGAGGAAGAATTCACCTTTTCCTCTGAGGAAGACTGCAACTCAGACGACGAACAGTTGCATTTCCAGCAGCGAATTGACCCCGACGAGGATATAATTTCAGA gAATGTGGCTGCTTCACGATCGCCGTCACCAGCACCGCGCAGAGGGGCACGCAGATCTCGGTCTGTTCTCAGTGCGATCGAGAATCATACAGA cAATGTGGCTGCTTCACAATCGCCGTCACCAGCACCGCGCAGAGGGGCACGCAGATCTCGGTCAGTTCTCAGTGCGATCGAGAATCATACAGA ATGTGACAATGAAAATATCCAAGAACCTGTTCCAAAGAGGCAATCCACTCTGTCATGGAAAACACAGACGGATGTTGATATGGTTCCACATACGCTGCGATTCCTGCCCGCCCGTGAAACTGGACCACAACTGAACTCTGCTGAGTCACATTCTccaatgaatctgttcaaactCTTTTTTTACATGGTAACATGTCCCATAAAGAGTTCATGGAGCAACTTGtcacagagctctgtggtgTGTCACAGAAAGCAGCACGAAAACGGACCAGCAGTGACCATGTACCAGTTCCAGGAGCTGAGCTGA